A portion of the Parachlamydia sp. AcF125 genome contains these proteins:
- a CDS encoding nuclear transport factor 2 family protein, which translates to MMDKNNLAIARAYYTTLREKEIDKTEKFLHPNVQIIGPLAKMMGKETVLEALKKFTNIFKTLTIRQAFAAEDQAVIIYDLECPAPIGTVPTAAFVTLQKELITKIELFFDGRPFDKK; encoded by the coding sequence ATGATGGATAAAAATAATCTGGCGATAGCCAGAGCCTATTACACCACTTTGAGAGAAAAAGAGATAGATAAAACAGAAAAGTTTTTGCATCCAAACGTTCAAATTATTGGACCGCTAGCAAAAATGATGGGGAAAGAAACCGTTCTTGAAGCTTTAAAAAAATTCACCAACATTTTTAAAACTCTTACGATACGACAAGCATTTGCTGCAGAAGATCAAGCTGTAATCATTTATGATTTAGAATGTCCCGCGCCTATTGGGACTGTCCCCACAGCTGCATTCGTTACCCTCCAAAAAGAGCTTATCACAAAAATTGAACTCTTTTTCGACGGCCGCCCTTTTGATAAAAAGTAG
- a CDS encoding TetR/AcrR family transcriptional regulator, with product MSNCQKRNYKSETRQAQARLTRSRILIFAKKLFQAEGFEGVTIEKIAQASEVAASTIYALFQSKRGIVRALMDEAFSVEEYEALVEQVKHAKSSKERLVLAAAIARQMYDAEKAQTDIFRGASVLAPELKELEQEREQLRYTRQKETIEAMAKEQSLAKGLHLTQARDILWAFTGRDMYRLFVVEQGWSSEAYEKWLAQLLIKTLLKKV from the coding sequence ATGTCAAACTGCCAGAAAAGAAATTACAAATCAGAAACTAGGCAAGCGCAGGCTAGGCTCACACGAAGTCGCATTTTAATTTTTGCTAAAAAGCTATTTCAAGCAGAAGGGTTTGAAGGTGTAACGATTGAAAAAATCGCCCAAGCTTCTGAGGTGGCCGCCTCCACGATTTATGCCCTATTTCAATCTAAGCGTGGAATTGTGCGGGCATTAATGGATGAAGCGTTTTCTGTCGAGGAATATGAAGCGCTTGTAGAACAAGTCAAACACGCCAAGTCTTCCAAAGAGCGCCTTGTGCTAGCAGCTGCTATTGCCCGACAGATGTATGATGCGGAAAAAGCCCAAACAGATATTTTCCGGGGAGCTTCTGTTTTAGCCCCCGAACTCAAAGAACTTGAACAAGAAAGGGAGCAGCTTCGCTATACACGCCAAAAAGAGACTATCGAAGCGATGGCAAAAGAGCAATCTCTTGCAAAGGGCCTCCATTTAACCCAAGCGCGGGATATCTTATGGGCTTTTACGGGGCGCGATATGTACCGCTTATTTGTGGTTGAGCAAGGATGGTCGTCAGAGGCTTATGAAAAATGGTTAGCTCAGTTACTTATAAAGACTCTATTGAAAAAAGTGTAG
- a CDS encoding metallophosphoesterase translates to MANRLSIDCISDTHSKHTSLKLGGGDILIHAGDCTSTGQLPEALTFLNWFCKQPYHYHLLIAGNHDLIFEKQPDLIEVECKKRNVYLLNDSGLEIEGIKIWGSPITPWFEEGPLIDTEGKRLGPIGNLSLQIRKF, encoded by the coding sequence ATGGCAAACCGACTATCCATTGATTGTATTTCAGATACACATTCCAAACATACCTCTCTCAAATTAGGAGGAGGGGACATTCTTATCCATGCCGGTGATTGCACTTCAACGGGTCAGCTTCCTGAGGCCTTAACTTTTCTCAATTGGTTTTGCAAGCAGCCCTATCATTATCATCTTTTAATTGCGGGTAATCATGACTTGATTTTCGAAAAACAGCCCGATCTAATTGAGGTGGAATGTAAGAAACGAAACGTCTATCTCTTAAATGATTCAGGACTTGAAATAGAAGGCATTAAAATTTGGGGATCTCCTATCACGCCATGGTTTGAAGAGGGGCCTTTAATCGACACAGAGGGGAAGAGATTAGGTCCCATTGGGAACTTATCCCTTCAAATACGGAAATTCTAA